Genomic DNA from Rhodospirillaceae bacterium:
TGACGATCATCCCGCGCGGCCGCGCCCTCGGCGTGACCATGTCGCTGCCCGAACGGGACAAGTACGCCTATGCCGAGCGCGAATTGAAGGCGAAGATCGCGATGACCTTCGGCGGCCGGATCGCCGAGGAGCTTATCTACGGCAAGGACGCGGTCACGACCGGCGCGACCAACGATATCCAGCAGGCGACCAACCTGGCGCGCAAGATGGTCACCGAGTTCGGCTTCTCCGACAAGCTGGGGCCGCTGCGCTACGAGGATAACCAGGAGGAGGTCTTCCTCGGCCATTCCGTGACCCAGCACAAGAACGTCTCCGACAAGACCGCCGAAACGATCGACAACGAGGTCCGCCGGCTGGTCGAGGAAGGCGAAGCCACGGCACGCGAGATCCTGACCGAGTATATCGACCAGCTGCACTCCCTGGCGAACGCCCTGCTGGAATTCGAGACCCTGAACGCCGTGGAGATCGACCAGCTCCTGAGGGGCGAGAAGATCGTCCGGCCGGACGAGAGCGAAGAGGCCCAAGCGGCCCGCGAAGCCGGCCGGCCCCGCCGGACCAGCGTGCCGACCAGCAGCCGGCCGGAACCCGAAGGCGGCCCCGGCGGCGGTATGGAGCCGGAACCGCAGACCTGATGTCGCCGGCCTTCTGCCGGAGGCCGGCCATTCGGTTCTCTCGACGAATTTCGGGCCGAGTGCAGAGCGACCGCCGAAGCGGCCGGATCGCGTTACAAACGGCGAAAAGACTTTCCCGACAGCGCCTGCAACAGGAAGCGAGGCAACCGTGGACTCCTTGATCGACCGCGCGCTGGCCGAGATGCAGTTCAACGCGGACGGGCTGATCCCGTGCATCGCACAGCAGCACGACAGCGGCGAGGTGCTGATGATGGCGTGGATGAACGCCGACGCCGTGCGCGAAACGCTGGCGACCCGGCGCGTGTGCTACTGGTCGCGCTCGCGCCGCAGCCTGTGGCGCAAGGGCGAGACCTCGGGCCATGTCCAGCGGCTGATCGACTTCCGCTACGACTGCGACGGCGACACCGTCCTGCTGCTGGTCGACCAGACCGGTCCGGCCTGCCACACGAACCGCCCCAACTGCTTCTACCGGGCGGTTCGCCCCGAGGGCATTGCAACGCTCTCCGAACCGGTCCGGACAGGCGCCTGACAGGACAGGCGCCTGACCGGACGGCAACTGCCGAAAGCCAACCCGTCCGGCCGGCCCGTCCGGTTTACATTGCGGGACGGCATGGCGATGATGGCGCTGTAAAGGGAGCG
This window encodes:
- the hisI gene encoding phosphoribosyl-AMP cyclohydrolase; its protein translation is MDSLIDRALAEMQFNADGLIPCIAQQHDSGEVLMMAWMNADAVRETLATRRVCYWSRSRRSLWRKGETSGHVQRLIDFRYDCDGDTVLLLVDQTGPACHTNRPNCFYRAVRPEGIATLSEPVRTGA